A part of Miscanthus floridulus cultivar M001 chromosome 6, ASM1932011v1, whole genome shotgun sequence genomic DNA contains:
- the LOC136458377 gene encoding uncharacterized protein — MASHHSEPLDPAADAPSDNNPELPCPPYHIVTKPGQLPVEFLEPSAAQKLVIGFDCEGVDLCRNGALCIMQLAFPDAVYLVDAIEGGKELIQACKPALESDHITKVIHDCKRDSEALYFQFGIKLHNVMDTQIAYSLIQEQEQEGKKKTSDDYNYISFVSLLADKRFCGILYPEKEEVRTLLRQDPNFWTIRPLSDMMVRAATDDVRFLLNIYEKMMEKLSKVSLWRLAVRSELYCRCFCLNDNQFADWSPLPPVPDDIEAAVYVPEADILSVLDVPPGKMGRVIGRKGSTIMAVKESCNVEIHIGGAKGPPDRVFIIGPVKEVRKAEAIFRGRMLEF; from the exons ATGGCCTCCCACCATTCCGAGCCCCTCGACCCCGCCGCCGACGCCCCCTCAG ATAACAACCCAGAATTACCATGCCCCCCTTATCATATCGTTACCAAACCTGGTCAACTCCCAGTCGAGTTTCTTGAACCCTCAGCTGCCCAGAAGTTGGTAATTGGATTTGATTGTGAAGGTGTTGATCTCTGTCGCAATGGTGCTCTCTGTATTATGCAG CTTGCATTCCCTGATGCTGTTTACCTAGTTGATGCTATTGAGGGTGGAAAAGAACTTATTCAAGCTTGTAAGCCCGCACTTGAGTCTGATCATATCaccaaagttattcatgattgtAAAAGGGACAGCGAG GCTTTGTATTTTCAGTTTGGCATCAAACTGCATAATGTGATGGATACACAG ATCGCTTATTCTCTGATACAAGAGCAGGAGCAGGAAGGAAAAAAGAAAACATCTGATGATTACAATTACATATCTTTTGTCAGCCTTCTTGCTGATAAACGATTCTGTG GCATACTATATCCTGAAAAGGAAGAAGTCCGTACCCTTCTAAGGCAG GACCCTAACTTTTGGACAATTAGGCCCTTGTCTGATATGATGGTTCGAGCTGCCACAGATGATGTCCGCTTCCTTCTCAATATCTATGAGAAAATGATGGAAAAGTTAAGCAAAGTATCTTTATGGCGTCTGGCAGTTCGCAGTGAGCTGTACTGTAGGTGCTTTTGCTTAAACGACAACCAGTTTGCAGATTGGTCACCTCTTCCTCCTGTCCCTG ATGACATTGAAGCTGCTGTTTATGTTCCTGAAGCCGATATCCTATCAGTCTTAGATGTGCCTCCTGGGAAAATGGGACGAGTTATTGGCAGAAAGGGGTCAACGATAATGGCTGTGAAAGAATCTTGCAA TGTTGAAATCCATATTGGTGGTGCTAAGGGGCCTCCAGACAGG GTGTTCATCATTGGACCAGTGAAGGAAGTCAGGAAAGCCGAGGCCATCTTCAGAGGCCGAATGCTGGAGTTCTAG
- the LOC136458378 gene encoding uncharacterized protein, translating to MDRSKSYAGGRMQIEPYYGGGARADFRSYSYSAGGGGMGTSSYSYSYQYEYGGPGAGAEEVKRSKSKRRWLALADPDMDRKRRVAAYKAYGVEGKVKGSFRKSFKWIKDRYFNLVSGWS from the coding sequence ATGGACCGGTCCAAGTCGTACGCGGGCGGGCGCATGCAGATCGAGCCGTActacggcggcggcgcgcgggcggACTTCCGGTCCTACTCCTACAGCGCCGGCGGGGGCGGGATGGGGACGTCGTCCTACTCCTACTCGTACCAGTACGAGTACGGCGGCccgggggcgggggcggaggaGGTGAAGCGGAGCAAGTCGAAGCGGCGGTGGCTGGCGCTGGCGGACCCGGACATGGATCGCAAGCGCCGGGTGGCGGCGTACAAGGCGTACGGCGTGGAGGGCAAGGTGAAGGGCTCCTTCCGCAAGAGCTTCAAGTGGATCAAGGACCGCTACTTCAACCTCGTCTCCGGATGGTCCTGA